The Burkholderia ambifaria AMMD genome contains the following window.
TTGGCGAGGTGCAGCCAGATCAGCCCGTCGCTCACGGCCCAATCGCGCGCGGCGCCGCCGAGCGGATCGAGCCAGGCGCTCCATCGTGCGGGTTCGATGGAAGGTCGCTCGGCAGGTTGTGGCTTCATGAAAAGGAAAGGGCGCGTGCGGTGTCGCGGGCGCGTCCGGACGGGTCCGTTCGACTGATGAGGCGCCGATTGTAGGAGCGCGGCGCGCGGGCATTAACGCAGCTACGGGGAAACGATAGTTGCAGGCCGCGTAACAATCTGTCGCCTCCACTGGAGGAAAATGGCGGCTCCGCTACAGGTGGTTCACACGAATGGATACCCTACAAAACATGCGGGTGTTTACGCGCGTCGTCGAGACGGGCAGTTTCACCGCAGCCGCGCAATCGCTGAATTCGACGACGGGCGCGATGTCGCGCGCGGTGTCGGAGCTCGAGGCGCGCCTGCGCACCCGTCTGATGAATCGCTCGACGCGCCGTCTCGCGCTGACGTCGGCCGGCGAAAGCTATCTTCGGCGCTGCCGGCAGATCCTCGCCGACGTCGATCGCGCCGAGGAAGAGGCAAGCTGCGCGCACGAGCGGCCGGCCGGCGTGCTGCGCATGCACAGCTTCGCGAGCGTCGGCCATCACTATGTGATGCCCGCGCTGACGCGCTATCACACGCAGTATCCCGACGTGTCGATCGAGTTGTCGCTGTCGCAGCGCATGCCCGACCTGTTCGATGGCACGAGCGACATGGCGGTCGTAACCGCGTCGTCGCTGCCCGATTCGGAACTCGTGTCGCACCTGCTCGGCTCGACCTTCAGCATCCTGTGCGCGTCGCCCGAGTACGTGAAGCGCCACGGCGCGCCCGCACGCCCGCAGGATCTCGGCGCGCACGCATGCCTGACGCTCTGCACGCCGGCCTTCCCGACTCACGAATGGGTGCTCGAAGGCGCTGAGGGGGTCGAACAGATCCATGTCGCCGGGCCGGTGCAGACC
Protein-coding sequences here:
- a CDS encoding LysR family transcriptional regulator, whose protein sequence is MDTLQNMRVFTRVVETGSFTAAAQSLNSTTGAMSRAVSELEARLRTRLMNRSTRRLALTSAGESYLRRCRQILADVDRAEEEASCAHERPAGVLRMHSFASVGHHYVMPALTRYHTQYPDVSIELSLSQRMPDLFDGTSDMAVVTASSLPDSELVSHLLGSTFSILCASPEYVKRHGAPARPQDLGAHACLTLCTPAFPTHEWVLEGAEGVEQIHVAGPVQTNTAESLALAIRDGIGIGMLPLYSAIDALRDGTLVRVLPDHILQKMNVYALYPSRRFVDAKVRTWVEMLRAQVPGMIARDVEMLNAIDREPQAA